One segment of Gammaproteobacteria bacterium DNA contains the following:
- a CDS encoding AbrB/MazE/SpoVT family DNA-binding domain-containing protein, with protein MTTVTQKNMVTIPIDVARMLGIKPGYKLDWLPVEGKDEIIVRVIPDRAEMARRLMGMGAHLAPERDVITELDEEREREDIERMKALGR; from the coding sequence ATGACTACCGTTACCCAGAAAAATATGGTCACCATACCTATCGATGTTGCACGGATGTTAGGTATCAAACCAGGATACAAACTCGACTGGCTTCCCGTAGAAGGCAAGGATGAAATCATCGTTCGGGTCATCCCCGACCGGGCGGAAATGGCGCGGCGCCTGATGGGCATGGGCGCCCATTTAGCCCCTGAGCGCGATGTCATCACCGAACTGGATGAAGAACGCGAACGTGAAGATATCGAACGCATGAAGGCGCTGGGCAGATGA
- a CDS encoding macro domain-containing protein — MIELTQGNLLEAQAEALVNTVNCVGHMGKGIALQFKQAFPDNFKAYQAACRASKVAPGKMLIHVNGDLVNPCYIINFPTKRHWRGPSRLEDIESGLAALIADVQRLGIHSIAMPPLGCGLGGLDWRVVRPVIEQTFAALPQVRVLLFEPTGAPEAKAMPIHTHRPKMTPARALFIQLMDAYAALDYRRTLLEVQKLAYFLQEAGEPLRLKYQAGHYGPYAANLNKVLELMEGHYIRGYGDRQKPDAEIDLLPGAVQEATDFLAGWPESLSRLERITDLIEGFETPYGMELLASVHWTAHHGGPRQDRPAETPQEALAQIHAWNPRKQRVFKPEHIYTAWRQLGQKNWMPKRAINFSTTVSTS; from the coding sequence ATGATCGAACTTACCCAAGGCAACCTGCTGGAGGCGCAAGCCGAAGCGCTGGTCAACACAGTGAACTGTGTCGGGCACATGGGCAAGGGCATCGCGCTTCAATTCAAACAAGCCTTTCCCGACAACTTCAAAGCCTATCAGGCCGCCTGCCGCGCCAGCAAAGTCGCGCCCGGCAAAATGCTCATTCACGTCAACGGCGATCTGGTCAACCCATGCTACATCATCAATTTTCCGACCAAACGCCACTGGCGCGGCCCCTCTCGCCTTGAAGATATCGAGTCAGGTCTGGCGGCATTGATCGCCGATGTGCAAAGACTGGGTATTCATTCCATCGCCATGCCGCCACTGGGTTGTGGCCTCGGTGGCCTGGACTGGCGCGTCGTGCGCCCGGTCATCGAACAAACTTTCGCCGCCTTGCCCCAAGTGCGCGTACTCTTGTTCGAACCAACCGGTGCGCCCGAAGCCAAAGCGATGCCGATCCACACTCATCGCCCAAAAATGACCCCGGCGCGCGCCCTGTTTATCCAATTGATGGATGCCTATGCCGCGCTGGACTACCGCCGCACCCTGCTGGAAGTGCAAAAACTCGCCTATTTTCTTCAGGAGGCAGGGGAACCGCTACGGCTCAAATATCAGGCTGGACACTACGGCCCCTACGCCGCCAACCTTAATAAAGTTCTGGAATTGATGGAGGGCCATTACATCCGGGGTTACGGCGACCGTCAGAAACCCGATGCAGAAATCGATTTATTGCCGGGCGCTGTCCAAGAGGCTACCGACTTCCTTGCGGGCTGGCCTGAATCATTGTCACGGCTGGAGCGCATCACCGACCTGATCGAAGGCTTTGAAACACCTTATGGAATGGAACTGCTGGCGTCGGTGCATTGGACGGCTCATCACGGTGGACCGCGCCAGGATCGCCCGGCAGAAACCCCTCAAGAGGCTCTTGCGCAAATCCACGCCTGGAACCCGCGCAAGCAGCGCGTGTTCAAACCAGAACATATTTACACCGCCTGGCGGCAACTCGGTCAGAAAAACTGGATGCCCAAGCGCGCCATTAATTTTAGCACCACCGTTAGCACAAGCTGA
- a CDS encoding DUF4433 domain-containing protein, translating into MSIASPPNPTWLYRLVHVDNLPTLLTRGALHAPHTTPNDGLPYRPIHNASVQANRHIKAIPCGPGGTIHDYVPFYFGPLSVMLLNLKTGRVADYNQGQEPLIYLLTTAQAIQQAGVQFVFSNGHGLATFTSWHDNLAQLDQVDWGIVNAKYWSDTPEDNDRQRRKQAEFLIWQSLDWFLLHGITVLNATMKQRVQTILNQFPQRKQPRITIRSNWYY; encoded by the coding sequence ATGTCCATTGCATCCCCTCCGAACCCAACCTGGCTGTATCGGTTGGTGCATGTAGATAACCTGCCCACCTTGCTAACTCGTGGGGCGCTGCACGCGCCGCACACAACCCCGAATGACGGCTTGCCCTACCGGCCTATCCACAATGCCAGCGTACAGGCGAACCGTCATATCAAGGCGATTCCCTGCGGTCCCGGCGGGACGATTCACGACTACGTACCGTTCTACTTCGGGCCTTTGTCGGTCATGCTGTTAAACCTGAAAACCGGTCGAGTGGCGGACTACAATCAGGGACAGGAACCACTGATTTATCTGCTCACTACCGCGCAGGCCATTCAGCAGGCAGGAGTTCAGTTCGTGTTCTCGAATGGGCATGGACTCGCCACATTTACCAGTTGGCACGACAATCTGGCCCAACTGGATCAGGTCGATTGGGGCATCGTCAACGCAAAATACTGGTCCGATACGCCCGAGGACAACGACCGCCAGCGCCGCAAGCAAGCCGAATTTCTGATCTGGCAATCGCTGGATTGGTTTCTGCTTCACGGTATCACGGTGCTGAACGCCACAATGAAGCAGCGTGTCCAAACCATCCTGAACCAGTTCCCGCAACGAAAGCAACCGCGAATCACCATTAGATCGAACTGGTACTACTGA
- a CDS encoding restriction endonuclease subunit S: MSDDAWPINQISQIALAIKDGSHGTHKRVVNGVPLLSAKNVTDQGLLKWDDTDDQISEADYVVITTSFNPLKDDILLTIVGTLGRRALFNGSKVAFQRSVAFIRLDQSQAKPRYLFHAVASPIFLRQLIQRSNATAQAGLYLGELAKTTITLPPLAEQSRIAAILDTVDEAIAKTEAVIAKLKQVRAGLLHDLLTRGLDENGQLRDPLAHPEQFQDSPMGRIPKIWKFELLSEMVASAVDGPFGSNLKTEHYVSQAGVRVVRLQNIENGRFDDVDKAFISEQHAFSLRRHEVVAGDLLVASMGDENHPVARACLYPAHISPGIVKADCFRLRMKLAIAINGFVMLFLNCPSTRREVNVLGQGVTRDRINLSTLLKLRVLRPPVEEQKQVVEAVDALDIQIQNEISLHTKLVFVKSALMTDLLTGRVRVPADLDFG; encoded by the coding sequence ATGTCTGATGATGCATGGCCAATCAACCAAATTAGTCAGATTGCACTTGCTATTAAAGATGGTTCGCATGGTACTCATAAGCGAGTAGTGAATGGTGTGCCATTACTCAGTGCAAAAAATGTAACTGATCAAGGTTTGTTGAAATGGGATGATACAGACGATCAAATATCTGAGGCGGATTATGTAGTAATAACCACTTCATTTAACCCATTGAAAGATGATATTTTGCTGACCATAGTGGGTACTCTTGGACGGCGTGCTTTATTCAATGGTTCCAAGGTTGCCTTTCAACGAAGCGTTGCATTTATCCGTCTTGATCAAAGCCAAGCGAAACCAAGGTATCTTTTTCATGCTGTAGCTTCGCCTATTTTTCTACGCCAACTTATTCAGCGTAGTAATGCCACAGCACAGGCAGGTTTATATCTTGGTGAGTTAGCCAAAACTACCATTACACTGCCGCCACTTGCTGAACAATCCCGCATCGCCGCCATTCTGGACACCGTAGACGAAGCGATTGCCAAGACCGAGGCAGTGATTGCCAAGCTCAAGCAGGTGCGCGCGGGTCTACTTCACGACCTGCTGACCCGTGGCCTCGACGAAAACGGCCAACTCCGCGATCCCCTCGCCCACCCAGAACAGTTCCAGGATTCGCCGATGGGGAGGATTCCAAAGATATGGAAATTCGAGCTGTTGAGTGAAATGGTAGCTTCGGCTGTGGATGGTCCTTTCGGGTCAAACCTAAAAACTGAGCACTACGTTAGTCAGGCCGGTGTGAGAGTTGTCAGGCTCCAGAACATCGAGAACGGTCGGTTTGATGATGTCGATAAGGCTTTTATATCGGAGCAGCATGCCTTTAGTCTTCGGCGACACGAAGTTGTTGCAGGCGATTTGCTTGTTGCATCCATGGGCGATGAAAATCATCCAGTTGCGCGTGCTTGCCTCTACCCTGCACATATTTCACCTGGCATCGTAAAAGCTGATTGCTTTCGGCTTCGTATGAAGCTGGCGATCGCTATCAATGGCTTTGTCATGCTCTTCCTAAATTGTCCCAGCACACGCCGGGAAGTAAATGTCCTTGGACAGGGTGTTACTCGGGACCGCATTAACCTCTCGACACTACTCAAGCTTCGTGTGTTGAGGCCCCCTGTTGAAGAGCAAAAGCAAGTTGTGGAAGCGGTCGATGCTTTAGATATCCAAATCCAGAACGAAATAAGTCTGCACACCAAGCTCGTGTTCGTAAAATCCGCCCTCATGACCGACCTGCTCACTGGGCGGGTTCGGGTGCCTGCTGATCTCGATTTTGGCTGA